Part of the Pyrobaculum calidifontis JCM 11548 genome, AAAGTCTTTGGGAACACCGACGAGGGGAAGCTCGCAGAGAGGCTCATAGTCGCCTACAGACAACGGGGGGCTAGGGGGGCTAGAGAGGTTTTAAAGAAGTACTTGGAGGAGTTGGGCGTAGATGTGGCGGATATCGAGAGTTGAGCTGGAGAACTTCCGCTCGTATAGGGGAGCGCACAGGCTGGAGCTAGGCGACGTCAATTTGCTGTGGGGCAGGATAGGCGCTGGGAAAACCTCCGTTTTCTACG contains:
- the rkd3 gene encoding arcadin-3, translated to MDILLEEVRKVFGNTDEGKLAERLIVAYRQRGARGAREVLKKYLEELGVDVADIES